The following are encoded in a window of Haloarcula laminariae genomic DNA:
- a CDS encoding DUF7470 family protein — translation MLDKLGVAGVAGIVVLFAGIGLVAWESLILAAGLALVVSGLGLVVYGLVTSLLSSFGLGGMP, via the coding sequence ATGCTTGACAAACTCGGAGTCGCCGGCGTCGCCGGCATCGTCGTCCTGTTTGCGGGTATCGGTCTCGTCGCCTGGGAGAGCCTGATTCTGGCCGCCGGGCTCGCGCTGGTGGTGAGCGGGCTGGGGCTGGTCGTCTACGGACTGGTGACCAGCCTGCTGTCCTCGTTCGGGCTGGGCGGGATGCCCTGA
- a CDS encoding bacterio-opsin activator domain-containing protein, whose translation MDRGQTVLVCGDGEEWVAETAAGLDGTEDGLDVRTATGGTAAESVGSVDCVVSLVFDLPDLVTALRAERPTLPVVVFADGSPERVREVLADETLAYVRPGGDAQYDVLAHRIASVTSENTPTAMGAFDRHSEVIDALDDGVYALDDEGEFVFANEALAELTGYDIEELLGEHTILIKDRETVTFAESQLRELLSSSGGDDVETTFELELRRADGQTVACEDHMTVLYGPDGDFRGTAGVIRDISERKRREELLSALQETSRSLMQAPSREAVSSIVAAATERVLGLEMAVVRLYDADEEVLRPEAATDAVVETLGERPVYSLEEGEAGEVFASGETANYGTTHELDGSGTTVGSGLYVPVGVHGTLSVFSTDEDAFDDIDRQVVALLATNAAAACNRAKREQEVRETRERIATVLDRINGLIENTVEVLVEATTREAVEAGVCAELAATEPYTFACIGRPAVRGSRLDVSEWAGEATLAEESLALDDGAPGATALAEGDSEIIDDLGAVDSEWVSRAREAGVESLMAVPLSYTDSTYGVLFVCSDRPDAFDDREQVVLEALGRAVANAINAIESGKILSADKVIELEFTVNDRELLLSRLSASTDAVLTSVGTVTQADGSLRMYLDAEGGESEALLTALEDDSAVRSATKVAEHEGSALFEVTTGESLLATLVDHGAVPKEITGESGVTRYTIELPYEGDAREVFSLVEDNYDGTDLVGYHEHERPVQTQQEFQASLSERFTDRQETALRTAYLGGFFDWPREVDGDELAEAMDISRPTYHQHLRAAQQKVYEELFE comes from the coding sequence ATGGACCGCGGGCAAACCGTCCTCGTCTGTGGGGACGGCGAAGAGTGGGTTGCGGAGACGGCGGCGGGTCTCGACGGCACCGAGGACGGACTGGACGTCCGGACGGCGACCGGCGGGACGGCCGCCGAGTCGGTCGGCAGTGTCGACTGTGTCGTCAGCCTGGTGTTCGACCTGCCCGACTTGGTGACGGCCCTGCGGGCGGAACGGCCGACGCTGCCGGTGGTGGTGTTCGCCGACGGGAGCCCGGAGCGCGTTCGCGAGGTACTGGCCGACGAGACGCTGGCGTACGTCCGGCCGGGCGGCGACGCGCAGTACGACGTGCTGGCCCACCGCATCGCGTCGGTGACGAGCGAGAACACCCCGACGGCGATGGGGGCGTTCGACCGCCACAGCGAGGTCATCGACGCGCTCGACGACGGGGTGTACGCCCTCGACGACGAGGGGGAGTTCGTCTTCGCCAACGAGGCGCTGGCGGAGCTGACGGGCTACGACATCGAGGAGCTGTTGGGCGAACACACCATCCTCATCAAGGACCGCGAGACGGTCACGTTCGCCGAGTCACAGCTCCGGGAGTTGCTCTCGTCGTCGGGCGGCGACGATGTGGAGACGACCTTCGAGCTGGAGCTTCGGCGAGCCGACGGACAGACCGTCGCCTGTGAGGACCACATGACGGTGTTGTACGGCCCCGACGGCGACTTCCGCGGGACGGCGGGCGTCATCCGGGACATCTCCGAGCGCAAGCGCCGCGAAGAGCTGCTCTCGGCGCTGCAGGAGACCTCCAGGAGCCTGATGCAGGCGCCGAGCCGCGAGGCCGTTTCGAGCATCGTCGCCGCCGCGACCGAACGGGTGCTCGGACTGGAGATGGCCGTCGTCCGGCTGTACGACGCCGACGAGGAGGTCCTCCGGCCGGAAGCGGCCACCGACGCGGTCGTCGAGACGCTGGGTGAGCGGCCGGTGTACAGCCTCGAAGAGGGGGAGGCGGGGGAAGTGTTCGCCTCCGGCGAGACGGCGAACTACGGGACGACCCACGAACTCGACGGGAGCGGGACGACCGTCGGCTCGGGGCTGTACGTGCCGGTCGGTGTCCACGGGACCCTGAGCGTGTTCTCGACCGACGAGGACGCCTTCGACGACATCGACCGGCAGGTCGTCGCGCTGCTTGCGACCAACGCCGCGGCCGCCTGCAACCGCGCGAAGCGCGAACAGGAGGTCCGGGAGACCAGAGAGCGCATCGCGACCGTCCTCGACCGCATCAACGGCCTCATCGAGAACACCGTCGAGGTGCTGGTCGAGGCGACGACGCGGGAGGCCGTCGAGGCCGGCGTCTGTGCGGAACTCGCCGCGACGGAGCCGTACACATTCGCCTGTATCGGCCGTCCGGCGGTGCGGGGCAGTCGCCTCGACGTCAGCGAGTGGGCCGGCGAGGCGACGCTGGCCGAGGAGTCGCTGGCGCTCGACGACGGCGCGCCGGGCGCGACGGCGCTCGCCGAGGGCGACAGCGAGATAATCGACGACCTCGGCGCGGTCGACAGCGAGTGGGTCTCGCGGGCACGCGAGGCCGGCGTCGAGTCGCTGATGGCCGTCCCGCTTTCCTACACCGACTCGACCTACGGCGTGTTGTTCGTCTGTTCGGACCGCCCCGACGCCTTCGACGACCGCGAACAGGTCGTCCTGGAGGCGCTGGGGCGGGCCGTGGCCAACGCCATCAACGCCATCGAGAGCGGGAAGATACTGTCGGCGGACAAGGTAATCGAGCTAGAGTTCACCGTCAACGACCGGGAGCTGCTGTTGAGCCGGCTCTCGGCGTCGACCGATGCGGTGTTGACCTCTGTCGGGACTGTCACGCAGGCCGACGGCTCGCTGCGGATGTATCTCGACGCCGAGGGCGGCGAGAGCGAGGCCCTCCTGACGGCGCTCGAAGACGACAGCGCCGTCCGCAGCGCGACGAAGGTGGCGGAACACGAGGGGTCGGCGCTGTTCGAGGTCACCACGGGGGAGTCGCTGCTGGCCACGCTGGTCGACCACGGCGCGGTGCCAAAGGAGATAACCGGCGAGAGCGGCGTCACCCGCTACACCATCGAACTCCCCTACGAGGGCGACGCCCGCGAGGTGTTCTCGCTGGTCGAGGACAACTACGACGGCACCGACCTCGTCGGCTATCACGAGCACGAGCGGCCGGTCCAGACCCAACAGGAGTTCCAGGCCTCGCTCTCCGAGCGCTTTACCGACCGACAGGAGACGGCGCTGCGGACCGCGTATCTCGGCGGCTTCTTCGACTGGCCCCGCGAGGTCGACGGCGACGAACTCGCCGAGGCGATGGATATCTCCCGGCCCACCTACCACCAGCATCTCCGGGCCGCACAGCAGAAGGTGTACGAGGAGTTGTTCGAGTAG
- a CDS encoding NAD+ synthase, producing MADAETVMRATDPLDLTFSEAELEAHREHITAFIEDQLDAAGVDRVVMGLSGGIDSTLVSHLAVEALGAEAVHGLVMPSEVNAADNMSDAERVANDLLGIDYDVIEINPLVDAFLDAYPDAEGDQLAVGNLRVRCRAVLNYLVGNHENALVLGTGNRSEALVGYYTKYGDGAVDCHPIAGLYKQQVRQLAKHVDVPDDLAEKTASAEMWSGQTDAGEMGMTYDTLDSILALHIDGGVPKDATADHIGVPPSVVDQVREMYESSAHKRAMPPGPDPLY from the coding sequence ATGGCTGACGCCGAAACCGTCATGCGAGCGACGGACCCGCTCGACCTCACCTTCTCCGAGGCCGAACTCGAGGCGCACCGCGAGCACATCACCGCGTTCATCGAGGACCAGCTCGACGCCGCGGGGGTCGACCGTGTGGTGATGGGGCTGTCGGGCGGTATCGACAGCACGCTCGTCTCCCACCTCGCCGTCGAAGCGCTGGGGGCCGAGGCCGTCCACGGGCTCGTCATGCCCAGCGAGGTCAACGCGGCCGACAACATGAGCGACGCCGAACGCGTCGCCAACGACCTGCTGGGCATCGACTACGACGTCATCGAAATCAATCCGCTCGTCGACGCCTTCCTCGACGCCTACCCCGACGCCGAGGGCGACCAGCTCGCCGTGGGGAACCTCCGGGTGCGCTGTCGCGCCGTCCTGAACTATCTCGTGGGCAACCACGAGAACGCCCTCGTGTTGGGGACCGGCAACCGAAGCGAGGCGCTGGTGGGGTACTACACGAAGTACGGCGACGGCGCCGTCGACTGTCACCCCATCGCGGGGCTGTACAAACAGCAGGTCCGACAGCTGGCCAAACACGTCGACGTCCCCGACGACCTCGCCGAGAAGACCGCGAGCGCCGAGATGTGGTCGGGCCAGACCGACGCCGGCGAGATGGGGATGACCTACGACACGCTCGATTCGATTCTGGCGCTGCATATCGACGGCGGCGTGCCGAAGGACGCCACCGCCGACCACATCGGCGTCCCGCCCAGCGTCGTCGACCAGGTCCGGGAGATGTACGAGTCCAGCGCGCACAAGCGTGCGATGCCGCCCGGCCCCGACCCGCTGTACTGA
- a CDS encoding DUF7383 domain-containing protein produces the protein MSHRANYARCSFQQLLGPSADSLDVSWAEFSGDSTDQVTFTVPTDAPVEPYVEMQVYDVGEFSHEIRINGTELTGFDIAPGEGWQYWMDTVADTQLQQGENTLQFRRDRDTDDAFIVGTAVVNWKEPVE, from the coding sequence ATGTCACATCGCGCGAACTACGCTCGCTGCTCGTTCCAGCAACTCCTCGGCCCGTCGGCGGACTCGCTCGACGTGTCGTGGGCGGAGTTTTCCGGCGACAGCACCGACCAGGTCACGTTCACCGTCCCGACCGACGCGCCGGTCGAACCGTACGTCGAGATGCAGGTGTACGATGTCGGCGAGTTCAGCCACGAGATACGGATTAACGGGACCGAACTGACCGGTTTCGACATCGCGCCGGGGGAGGGGTGGCAGTACTGGATGGACACCGTCGCGGACACGCAGCTCCAGCAGGGGGAAAACACCCTCCAGTTCCGGCGCGACCGGGACACCGACGACGCGTTCATCGTCGGGACGGCCGTCGTCAACTGGAAGGAACCCGTCGAGTGA
- the thsB gene encoding thermosome subunit beta — protein MSQRQMQGQPMIILGEDSQRMKDKSAQEHNISAARAVAESVRSTLGPKGMDKMLVSSTGDVTVTNDGVTILQEMDIDNPTASMIVEVAETQEDEAGDGTTSAVAIAGELLKNAEDLLDQDIHPTAIIKGFDLAATEAKAAVEDISTEVDPDDEDLLRKVAETSMTGKGAELNKELLAQIIVDAVNAVTVETEDGEHVVDLQYLNIETQTGSAAGESELLEGAVVDKDPVHEEMPTSVDDAKVLLMDTAIELEETEVDAQLSVDDPSQLQNFLDKEEEQLKELVDQVEATGANVLFCQKNIDDMAQHYLAQKGILAVKRAKKSDIEFLKEVLGANVVSDLDSASEADLGHGSVRRDEADGLFYVEGSNEDAHGVTLLLRGSTNHVVDELERGVQDALDVVAATVTQGQVLGGGGAPEVEVARRLRDFADGVEGREQLAVEAFADALEIVPRTLAKNAGLDGIDTLVDLRAAHEDGEVSAGLNVFTGDVEDTLETGVVEPAHAKRQAISSAAEAANLVLKIDDIIAAGDLSTSGDGDEGGPGGPGGAPGGMGGGMGGMM, from the coding sequence ATGAGTCAGCGCCAGATGCAGGGCCAGCCGATGATCATCCTGGGAGAGGACTCCCAGCGGATGAAGGACAAGTCTGCGCAGGAACACAACATCTCGGCCGCCCGAGCGGTCGCCGAGTCCGTACGCTCGACACTCGGGCCGAAGGGGATGGACAAGATGCTCGTCTCCTCGACGGGCGACGTCACCGTCACGAACGACGGCGTCACCATCCTCCAAGAGATGGACATCGACAACCCGACGGCCTCGATGATCGTCGAGGTCGCCGAGACCCAGGAGGACGAGGCCGGTGACGGCACCACCTCCGCCGTCGCCATCGCCGGCGAGCTCCTGAAAAACGCCGAGGACCTGCTCGACCAGGACATCCACCCGACGGCCATCATCAAGGGCTTCGACCTGGCCGCGACGGAGGCCAAGGCCGCCGTCGAGGACATCTCGACCGAGGTCGACCCGGACGACGAGGACCTGCTCCGGAAGGTCGCCGAGACCTCGATGACCGGCAAGGGCGCCGAGCTCAACAAGGAACTGCTCGCACAGATTATCGTCGACGCGGTCAACGCCGTCACCGTCGAGACCGAGGACGGCGAGCACGTCGTCGACCTCCAATACCTGAACATCGAGACACAGACTGGCAGCGCCGCCGGGGAGTCCGAGCTGCTCGAAGGCGCCGTCGTCGACAAGGACCCCGTCCACGAGGAGATGCCGACCAGCGTCGACGACGCGAAGGTGCTCCTGATGGACACCGCCATCGAACTCGAGGAGACCGAGGTCGACGCCCAGCTCTCGGTCGACGACCCGAGCCAGCTCCAGAACTTCCTCGACAAGGAAGAGGAGCAGCTCAAGGAACTGGTCGACCAGGTCGAGGCCACCGGCGCCAACGTCCTGTTCTGCCAGAAGAACATCGACGACATGGCCCAGCACTACCTCGCCCAGAAGGGCATCCTCGCCGTCAAGCGGGCCAAGAAGTCCGACATCGAGTTCCTGAAGGAGGTCCTGGGCGCCAACGTCGTCTCGGACCTCGACTCGGCCAGCGAAGCCGACCTCGGGCACGGGTCGGTCCGCCGTGACGAGGCCGACGGGCTGTTCTACGTCGAGGGCTCCAACGAGGACGCCCACGGCGTCACCCTCCTGCTGCGGGGCTCGACCAACCACGTCGTCGACGAGCTCGAACGCGGCGTCCAGGACGCGCTGGACGTCGTCGCCGCCACCGTCACGCAGGGCCAGGTCCTGGGCGGCGGCGGCGCCCCCGAGGTCGAGGTCGCGCGGCGGCTGCGCGACTTCGCCGACGGCGTCGAGGGCCGCGAACAGCTCGCCGTCGAGGCCTTCGCCGACGCGCTGGAAATCGTCCCGCGCACGCTGGCGAAAAACGCCGGCCTGGACGGCATCGACACGCTGGTCGACCTGCGGGCCGCCCACGAGGACGGCGAGGTCAGCGCCGGCCTGAACGTCTTCACCGGCGACGTCGAGGACACCCTCGAAACCGGCGTCGTCGAGCCGGCCCACGCCAAGCGACAGGCCATCTCCTCGGCTGCGGAAGCCGCGAACCTCGTGCTCAAGATCGACGACATCATCGCCGCGGGCGACCTCTCGACCTCCGGTGACGGGGACGAGGGCGGCCCCGGCGGCCCAGGCGGCGCCCCCGGCGGTATGGGCGGCGGCATGGGCGGCATGATGTAG
- a CDS encoding glycerate kinase type-2 family protein, whose product MIEDAERLAENEDRETALRCIEAGIEAGHPRTVVREAVTLDGDVLRVADATYDLGDYEELVVLGGGNAAAHVAVALEGELGDRLDRGVVVTDDPTETERVTVLDGDHPVPSERGADATRELLAAADAAGEDTLVLAAITGGGSALMVAPAGDVSLSDLQDTTDALLASGADIHEINAVRKHLSALKGGRLARRAAPATVVSLILSDVVGNDLSVIASGPVAPDESTFADALGVLDRYDVDAPDAVRARLERGAAGELDETPTADDPALAAVSNHVVADGMTVLDAARSAAAERGYDPLVLSSRVRGEAREAATTHVAIAEEIRATGTPVSPPAVVLSGGETTVTLRGDGSGGPNQEFATSAALELAGGEGKITVAAVDTDGIDGATDAAGALVDGTTVDDPNAAREALAENDVYPYLESRGALLITGPTGTNLNDLRVVVVD is encoded by the coding sequence ATGATCGAGGACGCCGAGCGGCTCGCCGAAAACGAGGACCGCGAGACCGCGCTCCGGTGTATCGAGGCCGGCATCGAGGCGGGCCACCCCCGGACGGTCGTCCGGGAGGCGGTCACGCTCGACGGCGACGTCCTCCGGGTGGCCGACGCGACGTACGACCTCGGCGACTACGAGGAACTCGTCGTCCTCGGCGGCGGCAACGCCGCGGCTCACGTCGCCGTCGCGCTCGAAGGCGAACTCGGCGACCGGCTCGACCGCGGCGTCGTCGTCACGGACGACCCCACGGAGACGGAGCGTGTGACGGTTCTGGACGGTGACCATCCCGTGCCGAGCGAGCGCGGCGCCGACGCGACCCGGGAGCTGCTCGCGGCGGCGGACGCGGCGGGCGAGGACACGCTCGTCCTGGCGGCGATAACCGGCGGCGGCAGCGCGCTCATGGTCGCGCCGGCCGGGGACGTCTCGCTCTCGGACCTCCAGGACACGACCGATGCCTTGCTCGCGAGCGGGGCCGACATCCACGAGATAAACGCGGTTCGCAAACACCTCTCGGCGCTGAAGGGCGGTCGGCTGGCGCGTCGCGCCGCCCCCGCGACGGTCGTCTCCCTGATTCTCAGCGACGTGGTCGGGAACGACCTGAGCGTCATCGCGAGCGGCCCCGTCGCCCCCGACGAGTCGACGTTCGCCGACGCCCTCGGTGTCCTCGACCGGTACGACGTCGACGCGCCCGACGCCGTCAGGGCCCGCCTCGAGCGTGGCGCCGCGGGCGAGCTAGACGAGACCCCGACCGCGGACGACCCCGCGCTGGCGGCCGTCTCGAACCACGTCGTCGCCGACGGCATGACGGTCCTCGATGCGGCCCGGTCGGCGGCGGCCGAGCGCGGTTACGACCCGCTCGTGCTCTCCTCGCGGGTCCGCGGCGAGGCCCGCGAGGCGGCTACCACCCACGTCGCCATCGCGGAGGAGATACGGGCGACCGGCACGCCCGTCTCGCCGCCGGCCGTGGTGCTGTCGGGCGGCGAGACGACGGTGACGCTCCGCGGGGACGGGTCGGGCGGTCCGAACCAGGAGTTCGCGACGAGCGCGGCGCTCGAACTCGCCGGCGGCGAGGGGAAAATCACCGTGGCGGCCGTCGACACCGACGGCATCGACGGCGCGACGGACGCGGCGGGCGCACTGGTCGACGGGACGACCGTCGACGACCCCAACGCGGCCCGGGAGGCCCTCGCGGAAAACGACGTGTATCCGTATCTCGAATCCCGTGGGGCCCTCCTCATAACGGGGCCGACCGGGACGAACCTCAACGACCTGCGGGTCGTGGTCGTCGACTAG
- a CDS encoding ornithine cyclodeaminase family protein — MQTLLLGPDDVSEYADLPSVIDAVADAFAADWRGDTVMPAKSYIDLPEYNGDFRSMPAYVHAGDWDAAAVKWVNVHPDNPVDHDLPTVLGTLIYSDPETAFPLSVMDGTNLTRLRTGAAAAVATDHLAVPDADSLGLVGAGVQSYTQLEAITTVRDIDRVVVADRDAERQRAFVDRFDDRFDARAGSIADAAACDVLSTITPVESPIVDRAWLGDRTHVNAIGADAAGKHEHDDQTLLDAKLVIDDYEQCTHSGEINVPWSEGALTGDDIYGELGAIVAGELPGREPGDGITLFDSTGLAVQDVAAAHVAYENARAAGAGTDFSLVGR; from the coding sequence ATGCAGACGCTGTTGCTCGGTCCCGACGACGTGAGCGAGTACGCCGACCTCCCGTCGGTCATCGACGCCGTCGCCGACGCGTTCGCCGCCGATTGGCGCGGCGACACCGTCATGCCGGCGAAGTCCTACATCGACCTCCCCGAGTACAACGGGGACTTCCGGTCGATGCCGGCCTACGTCCACGCCGGCGACTGGGACGCCGCGGCGGTCAAGTGGGTCAACGTCCACCCCGACAACCCCGTCGACCACGACCTGCCCACGGTGCTGGGGACGCTCATCTACTCCGACCCCGAGACCGCGTTCCCGCTCTCGGTGATGGACGGGACCAACCTGACCCGCTTGCGGACCGGCGCGGCCGCCGCGGTGGCGACCGACCACCTCGCCGTTCCGGACGCGGACTCGCTGGGGCTGGTCGGGGCGGGCGTGCAGTCCTACACGCAGCTGGAGGCCATCACCACCGTCCGGGACATCGACCGGGTGGTCGTGGCCGACCGCGACGCCGAGAGACAGCGCGCGTTCGTCGACCGCTTCGACGACCGGTTCGACGCCCGTGCGGGCTCTATCGCCGACGCCGCGGCGTGTGACGTGCTCTCGACGATAACGCCGGTGGAGTCGCCTATCGTCGACCGGGCGTGGCTGGGCGACCGCACCCACGTCAACGCCATCGGGGCCGACGCCGCCGGCAAGCACGAACACGACGACCAGACGCTGCTGGACGCCAAACTCGTCATCGACGACTACGAGCAGTGTACCCACTCGGGCGAAATCAACGTCCCGTGGAGCGAGGGCGCGCTCACCGGGGACGACATCTACGGGGAACTGGGCGCTATCGTCGCCGGCGAGCTCCCGGGCCGCGAGCCAGGGGACGGCATCACGCTCTTTGACTCGACCGGGCTGGCGGTTCAGGACGTGGCCGCTGCCCACGTCGCCTACGAGAACGCCCGCGCGGCCGGCGCGGGAACCGACTTCTCGTTAGTCGGGCGCTGA
- a CDS encoding DUF7535 family protein → MSDADNADGSRLPEPLRTVTPPSGTHPDAQMDAIGWVILLGLLVLLLPVLPVLVVVWLIDTVRGSLGQ, encoded by the coding sequence ATGAGTGATGCCGACAACGCGGACGGGTCCCGGCTCCCGGAGCCACTCCGAACGGTGACGCCGCCGTCGGGCACCCATCCCGACGCGCAGATGGACGCCATCGGCTGGGTGATACTCCTCGGCCTGCTCGTGCTGTTACTGCCCGTCCTCCCCGTCCTCGTCGTCGTCTGGCTCATCGACACGGTCCGCGGGTCGCTGGGACAGTAG
- the leuS gene encoding leucine--tRNA ligase: MTTTGEEPERTFDHAEVEPRWQSAWDEADVFRIDDDATDPEYVLAMFPYTSGQLHMGHVRNYTITDAFARFERMRGEDVLHPMGWDSFGLPAENAAEERDTNPRDWTMKCIDQMRDQFVEMGFGYDWEREIATCEPEYYRWNQWLFKRFREEGLVERQGAELNWCPSCETVLADEQVEGEAELCWRCDTPIEHREMDQWFLTITDYAEELRSDLDDLEGWPNNVREMQRNWIGKQEGASVAFEVGNYGAVDIFTTRLDTIHGATYFSLAPGHPVAQEIAEDNDEVADYVEMAQAADEDDLDVTSGVFTGEYATNPATGEEIPVYVADYVLTDVGTGALYAVPAHDDRDHEFATHHDIDIQQVVEPAPDADVDPEDVDVQEEAYTPDGVLVNSGEFDGLESAEARDRFVEEFDGEHRTEYNLRDWGISRQRYWGTPIPMIHCDDCGYVEVPDEDLPVELPEFVHTTGNPLDAAEEWKHVDCPACGADAVRETDTMDTFVDSSWYFLRYVSPDLDSAPFDTERASDWMPVDRYVGGIEHAVMHLLYARFFTKVLDDIDLVEGVREPFLNLTNQGMVLGEDGNKMSKSGDNGVSPQRIIDEYGADTARLFIMEAAQPEKEFAWSPEGVQSAHSFLQNVYRLTGEFAEGEIEFGTDGEIADYVAREIDATAARATEEYERFRFNHALQATRELVSLLRRYREATDPDEATFERGLVTAAKLLAPVAPHVGEELWERLDGDGLVAEADWPSADAPDQYAIERRLVENTREDVRDIVDTVGIADPETITLAVAPAWKHDVVSIAREADNVVPAVMQNEELQRHGEAAADFAKTLAGRANIDEHLPPERELATLERAAWLIEREFGAEVVVQSADAADDSLAAKAEPGRPAIDIQE, from the coding sequence ATGACTACGACCGGCGAGGAACCCGAGCGGACGTTCGACCACGCCGAGGTCGAGCCCCGCTGGCAGTCGGCCTGGGACGAGGCCGACGTGTTCCGCATCGACGACGACGCCACGGACCCCGAGTACGTGCTGGCGATGTTCCCTTACACCTCGGGGCAACTGCACATGGGCCACGTCCGCAACTACACCATCACGGACGCCTTCGCCCGCTTCGAGCGGATGCGCGGGGAGGACGTACTCCACCCGATGGGGTGGGACTCCTTCGGGCTGCCCGCCGAGAACGCCGCCGAGGAACGGGACACCAACCCCCGCGACTGGACGATGAAATGCATCGACCAGATGCGCGACCAGTTCGTCGAGATGGGCTTTGGCTACGACTGGGAGCGCGAAATCGCGACCTGCGAACCGGAGTACTACCGGTGGAACCAGTGGCTGTTCAAGCGCTTCCGCGAGGAGGGGCTGGTCGAACGGCAGGGCGCGGAACTGAACTGGTGTCCCTCCTGTGAGACCGTGCTGGCCGACGAGCAGGTCGAAGGCGAGGCCGAGCTCTGCTGGCGGTGTGACACCCCCATCGAGCACCGCGAGATGGACCAGTGGTTCCTCACTATCACCGACTACGCCGAGGAGTTGCGGTCCGACCTGGACGACCTGGAGGGGTGGCCCAACAACGTCCGGGAGATGCAGCGCAACTGGATCGGCAAGCAGGAGGGCGCCAGCGTCGCATTCGAGGTCGGCAACTACGGCGCGGTCGACATCTTCACGACCCGGCTGGACACTATCCACGGCGCGACCTACTTCTCGCTGGCGCCGGGCCACCCCGTCGCCCAAGAGATTGCCGAGGACAACGACGAGGTCGCCGACTACGTCGAGATGGCCCAGGCGGCCGACGAGGACGACCTGGACGTGACCTCCGGCGTCTTCACCGGCGAGTACGCGACGAACCCGGCCACCGGCGAGGAGATTCCGGTGTACGTCGCCGACTACGTCCTGACCGACGTGGGGACGGGGGCGCTCTATGCCGTCCCGGCCCACGACGACCGCGACCACGAGTTCGCCACCCACCACGACATCGACATCCAACAGGTCGTCGAGCCCGCTCCCGACGCCGACGTCGACCCCGAGGACGTGGACGTACAGGAGGAGGCCTACACCCCGGACGGCGTGCTCGTCAACAGCGGCGAGTTCGACGGGCTCGAAAGCGCCGAGGCCCGCGACCGCTTCGTCGAGGAGTTCGACGGTGAACACCGCACGGAGTACAACCTCCGGGACTGGGGCATTTCCCGCCAGCGCTACTGGGGCACCCCCATCCCGATGATTCACTGCGATGACTGTGGCTACGTCGAGGTCCCCGACGAGGACCTCCCCGTGGAACTGCCGGAGTTCGTCCACACCACCGGGAACCCGCTGGACGCCGCCGAGGAGTGGAAACACGTCGACTGCCCGGCGTGTGGGGCCGACGCGGTCCGGGAGACCGACACTATGGACACGTTCGTCGACTCCTCGTGGTACTTCCTGCGGTACGTCTCCCCCGACCTCGATTCGGCTCCCTTCGACACCGAGCGGGCCAGCGACTGGATGCCCGTCGACCGCTACGTCGGCGGCATCGAACACGCCGTGATGCACCTGCTGTACGCCCGCTTCTTCACGAAGGTGCTCGACGACATCGACCTCGTCGAGGGGGTTCGCGAGCCGTTCCTGAACCTCACTAACCAGGGGATGGTGCTGGGGGAGGACGGCAACAAGATGTCGAAAAGCGGCGACAACGGCGTCTCGCCACAGCGCATCATCGACGAGTACGGCGCCGACACCGCCCGCCTGTTCATCATGGAGGCCGCCCAGCCAGAGAAGGAGTTCGCCTGGAGCCCCGAGGGGGTCCAGTCGGCCCACAGCTTCCTGCAGAACGTCTACCGGCTGACCGGCGAGTTCGCCGAGGGAGAAATCGAGTTCGGGACGGACGGGGAGATAGCCGACTACGTCGCCCGCGAAATCGACGCGACGGCCGCCCGCGCCACCGAGGAGTACGAGCGGTTCCGCTTCAACCACGCGCTGCAGGCCACCCGCGAACTGGTCTCCTTGCTGCGGCGCTACCGGGAGGCCACCGACCCCGACGAGGCCACCTTCGAGCGCGGGCTCGTGACCGCCGCCAAGCTGCTGGCGCCCGTCGCGCCCCACGTCGGCGAGGAGCTGTGGGAGCGCCTGGACGGCGACGGGCTCGTCGCCGAGGCCGACTGGCCCAGCGCCGACGCGCCCGACCAGTACGCCATCGAGCGCCGCCTGGTCGAGAACACCCGCGAGGACGTCCGCGACATCGTCGACACCGTCGGCATCGCGGACCCCGAGACCATCACGCTCGCGGTGGCGCCGGCCTGGAAACACGACGTCGTCTCGATAGCCCGCGAGGCCGACAACGTCGTCCCCGCCGTGATGCAAAACGAGGAGCTCCAGCGCCACGGCGAGGCCGCCGCCGACTTCGCGAAGACCCTGGCAGGGCGGGCCAACATCGACGAACACCTGCCGCCCGAGCGGGAACTGGCCACACTGGAACGTGCGGCGTGGCTCATCGAGCGGGAGTTCGGTGCCGAGGTGGTCGTCCAGTCGGCCGACGCGGCCGACGACAGCCTCGCCGCGAAGGCCGAGCCCGGCCGGCCGGCCATCGACATCCAGGAGTAG